From the genome of Marixanthomonas ophiurae, one region includes:
- a CDS encoding helix-turn-helix domain-containing protein, producing MKEIIELILSLSQEIKYIKAYIQLLKESRAERLKDSWIDNQDVLQTLHISKRTLQTFRKNGTLPYSKVKGKFYYKVSDIEKLLQSNYYNPNFKCDGVK from the coding sequence ATGAAAGAGATAATTGAACTCATCCTGTCACTCTCACAGGAAATAAAGTACATAAAAGCCTACATCCAGCTTTTAAAAGAATCACGAGCAGAGCGATTAAAAGACTCGTGGATTGATAACCAAGATGTGCTACAAACTTTGCATATCAGTAAGCGAACGTTGCAAACCTTTCGCAAAAATGGCACGTTGCCTTATAGCAAAGTAAAAGGCAAATTCTACTACAAGGTTTCTGATATAGAGAAACTACTTCAAAGCAATTACTATAACCCAAATTT
- a CDS encoding helix-turn-helix domain-containing protein, whose amino-acid sequence MDTNIKEQLNRIEKLLTEQQTMQKTVLNFNEACAYLELSQSHLYKLTSTNAVPHYKPNGKKIYFQREELDQWLLRNRMDSRDEIEQQAADYLIKKGKVQL is encoded by the coding sequence ATGGACACGAACATTAAAGAACAATTAAACCGCATTGAAAAACTGCTTACAGAACAGCAGACAATGCAAAAAACGGTACTCAATTTTAATGAAGCTTGTGCTTATTTGGAATTATCGCAGTCTCACTTGTACAAATTGACAAGTACGAACGCAGTACCTCATTACAAGCCTAACGGCAAGAAAATTTATTTCCAACGAGAGGAACTTGATCAATGGTTGCTGCGCAACCGTATGGACTCAAGGGACGAAATCGAGCAGCAAGCTGCCGATTATCTAATAAAGAAAGGAAAGGTGCAGTTATGA
- a CDS encoding DUF6617 family protein gives MITDVFASLISITKGLHRDKRTDREFKELVRNQNVKMQYKQAPLFMIEFPERALGDKRKYYKNLIDQEANKKFNEIISSFPTNAIEEEHVFNYQKLFNQHHSNLERVKSYIDKYAHSRESIRNEDTFIIQYLKANMIWLYLELQERFGKYGDEDILTTEEIYQYHFNEVLDELEIKPSEIGKTSIKERAVEPAFNAIESDLPHRQPKDKVLAYKDIVQHSKSLARAEEMMFEADIIDKDYNFIPNTKHKNKSVLGVIYFLFIEKDYFNKITTDPFKRIKSTDIVRFLNHRYNTDARKQFKTFENNDAERNDLISTEYILKNLPNKIR, from the coding sequence ATGATAACAGACGTTTTTGCATCGCTCATATCAATTACTAAAGGACTGCATAGGGATAAACGAACCGACAGAGAGTTTAAAGAATTAGTCCGCAACCAAAATGTAAAGATGCAGTACAAGCAAGCGCCACTTTTTATGATTGAGTTTCCAGAAAGAGCTTTAGGCGACAAACGCAAGTACTACAAAAACTTAATCGACCAAGAAGCTAACAAGAAGTTCAATGAGATTATTTCAAGCTTCCCTACAAACGCCATAGAGGAAGAACATGTTTTTAATTACCAGAAGCTGTTCAATCAGCATCATTCAAACCTTGAACGGGTAAAAAGCTACATCGACAAATATGCACATTCTCGCGAGTCCATCCGCAACGAGGATACATTTATAATTCAGTATTTAAAGGCTAATATGATTTGGCTCTATTTAGAGCTTCAGGAACGATTTGGAAAATATGGAGATGAAGATATTCTTACTACTGAGGAAATCTATCAATATCATTTTAATGAGGTTTTGGATGAACTCGAAATTAAGCCTTCGGAAATCGGCAAAACTTCAATCAAAGAAAGAGCAGTTGAGCCGGCATTCAATGCAATCGAAAGCGACTTGCCTCACAGACAACCCAAAGATAAGGTACTTGCCTATAAAGATATTGTGCAGCATTCAAAGAGTTTAGCAAGAGCGGAAGAAATGATGTTTGAAGCCGATATTATCGATAAGGATTACAATTTCATTCCCAACACCAAGCATAAAAACAAATCAGTATTGGGCGTCATCTATTTCCTGTTTATTGAGAAAGACTACTTCAATAAGATAACAACTGATCCTTTTAAGCGGATTAAATCGACTGATATAGTACGATTCCTAAACCATCGCTACAATACCGATGCTCGAAAGCAATTTAAAACTTTTGAGAACAATGATGCAGAGCGCAATGACTTAATAAGTACCGAATACATCCTAAAAAACCTACCAAATAAAATTCGGTAA
- a CDS encoding site-specific integrase: MKVTLRERKKNGKIALYLDYYNKGKRKTEYLSLYLIQNPKTKNERTVNKKTRELAETIWAQRQVEIQQGQYGFNDIEKLKGSFTTYITALAEKKNTSSGNYGNWYSMLKHFKAYRPTDITFQDLDKEFVEGFKDYLDKKAIGRANKPLSQNSKYSYYGKFNAALKQAVADGILKSNPANGVSNFKQGEPQREFLTLEELQKAVNTECELPQLKKAFIFSALTGLRWSDIEKMKWSEIQHSKERGYYVRFRQKKTKGAETLPISDQAVELLGERGNDDDLVLPGLHYSAWTNLKLQQWMMNAGISKTITFHCARHTYATLQLTLGTDIYTVSKLLGHKELRTTQIYAKVIDDKKREASNRIKLDL, encoded by the coding sequence ATGAAAGTCACACTCAGAGAACGCAAGAAAAACGGAAAAATAGCCTTATACCTCGACTACTACAATAAAGGCAAACGCAAGACTGAGTACCTCAGCTTGTATCTCATTCAGAATCCGAAAACGAAAAATGAGCGCACCGTTAATAAGAAAACACGCGAGTTAGCGGAAACTATCTGGGCGCAACGCCAAGTTGAAATTCAGCAAGGTCAATACGGCTTTAATGACATTGAGAAGCTTAAAGGCAGTTTTACTACCTACATCACGGCATTGGCAGAAAAGAAAAATACCAGTTCAGGTAATTATGGTAATTGGTACAGTATGTTAAAACATTTCAAAGCATACCGCCCTACAGATATTACTTTTCAAGACCTCGACAAGGAATTTGTAGAAGGTTTTAAAGACTATCTGGATAAAAAGGCAATTGGAAGAGCAAACAAGCCACTATCTCAAAATTCCAAGTATTCCTATTATGGCAAGTTTAATGCAGCTTTAAAGCAAGCCGTAGCAGATGGCATCTTAAAATCCAATCCTGCAAATGGTGTTTCTAATTTCAAACAAGGTGAACCACAGCGAGAGTTCCTCACGCTGGAAGAACTTCAAAAAGCAGTAAATACTGAATGTGAATTGCCACAACTCAAAAAGGCATTCATTTTCTCTGCTCTTACTGGCTTACGCTGGTCTGATATTGAAAAAATGAAATGGTCAGAAATACAGCATTCCAAAGAAAGAGGTTACTACGTGCGATTCAGACAGAAAAAAACTAAAGGAGCAGAAACCCTTCCTATCTCAGACCAAGCTGTTGAATTGTTAGGCGAACGTGGAAATGATGATGATTTAGTATTACCTGGCTTACATTATAGTGCCTGGACAAATCTAAAGCTACAGCAATGGATGATGAATGCAGGAATAAGTAAAACGATAACGTTCCATTGCGCTCGTCATACGTATGCAACCTTACAACTCACTTTAGGAACAGATATTTATACAGTTTCCAAGCTATTAGGACATAAAGAACTGCGCACGACGCAGATTTATGCTAAAGTTATCGATGATAAAAAACGTGAGGCGTCTAACCGTATAAAACTCGATTTATAA
- a CDS encoding helix-turn-helix domain-containing protein, producing the protein MMHHIAPRCTITLHNAPFMSSNLYIPKTCQHCGNLFTARTTVTKYCGDSCAKKAYKARKRKEKVDAALQETKANQEAQDSITVSADSLSNKDFLSITDASKLIGVSRWAIQRMIKRGQLKAVPFGRKHIVARHQIENLFN; encoded by the coding sequence ATGATGCACCATATTGCCCCACGTTGCACCATAACGCTACATAATGCACCATTTATGAGCAGTAATCTTTACATCCCAAAAACCTGTCAGCATTGCGGTAATCTCTTTACAGCACGTACAACCGTAACCAAATACTGTGGCGACAGTTGTGCTAAGAAAGCTTACAAGGCACGAAAGAGAAAAGAGAAAGTTGATGCTGCGCTTCAAGAAACTAAAGCAAATCAAGAAGCACAGGATTCCATAACAGTTTCAGCAGACAGTTTATCCAACAAGGATTTTTTAAGCATCACCGATGCATCTAAACTGATAGGTGTTAGCAGATGGGCCATTCAAAGAATGATTAAGCGTGGCCAGCTTAAAGCTGTGCCATTTGGTAGAAAACATATTGTTGCCCGTCACCAGATAGAAAACCTTTTTAATTAG
- the mnmE gene encoding tRNA uridine-5-carboxymethylaminomethyl(34) synthesis GTPase MnmE, whose product MTHTDTIVALATPSGAGAIAIIRLSGNDAITIAAKLFASVSGKDLTKQKTHTVHLGNIMDDTRVIDQVLATVFKNPNSYTGENVVEFSCHGSSYIQQEIIQLCLRNGCRMAQAGEFTLRAFLSGKMDLSQAEAVADLISSDSAASHQLAIQQMRGGFSSEIKQLRQELLDFASLIELELDFAEEDVEFANRDEFQKLITRITHVLKRLIDSFATGNVLKNGIPVAIVGEPNVGKSTLLNALLNEERAIVSDIAGTTRDTIEDEITIGGIGFRFIDTAGIRETTDTIEGLGIKKTFEKMEQAQVVVYLFEASPSALRASPPKGEKYSSISVEVEKIKNRFPQKPLLVIANKIDELNVTDRSAFKKQITKTLPTTNYQLLTLSAKTGEGVEELQTTLFDFVNTGALRNNETIVTNTRHYDSLLKALEEIHKVQQGIDSNLSSDLMAIDIRQALYYFGEITGEISNDELLGNIFANFCIGK is encoded by the coding sequence ATGACACACACAGATACAATCGTTGCATTAGCCACCCCTTCAGGTGCAGGAGCCATTGCCATAATTAGACTTTCAGGCAACGATGCCATTACCATTGCTGCCAAGTTGTTTGCCTCAGTTTCAGGGAAAGATTTAACGAAGCAGAAAACGCACACCGTACATTTAGGTAATATAATGGACGATACTCGTGTAATCGACCAAGTGTTGGCTACAGTGTTTAAAAACCCCAACAGTTATACAGGCGAAAATGTAGTAGAGTTTTCGTGTCATGGCAGTAGTTATATTCAACAAGAGATTATCCAATTATGCCTTCGGAACGGTTGCCGAATGGCGCAAGCAGGTGAGTTTACCCTACGTGCTTTTTTAAGCGGAAAGATGGATCTAAGCCAAGCTGAAGCAGTAGCCGATTTAATAAGTAGTGATTCGGCAGCTTCGCATCAGTTGGCCATTCAACAAATGCGCGGCGGATTTTCTTCAGAAATAAAACAACTGCGACAAGAATTGTTAGACTTCGCATCTTTAATTGAATTAGAGTTAGACTTTGCTGAAGAAGATGTAGAATTTGCCAACCGGGACGAATTTCAGAAATTAATTACCCGAATCACACACGTTTTAAAACGCTTGATCGACTCATTCGCTACGGGAAATGTGCTTAAAAACGGGATTCCTGTTGCCATTGTAGGCGAACCCAACGTTGGTAAATCTACGTTGTTAAACGCATTGCTAAACGAAGAAAGAGCCATTGTAAGCGACATCGCAGGTACTACGCGTGACACCATTGAAGATGAAATTACCATTGGCGGCATAGGCTTCCGATTTATTGATACTGCTGGAATTAGAGAAACGACCGATACTATTGAAGGCTTAGGCATAAAAAAGACCTTTGAAAAAATGGAACAGGCGCAGGTGGTTGTTTACTTATTTGAAGCTTCCCCCTCTGCCCTTCGGGCATCTCCCCCAAAGGGAGAGAAATATTCATCTATTTCAGTTGAAGTAGAGAAGATTAAAAACCGGTTTCCGCAGAAACCCTTATTGGTTATCGCCAATAAAATAGATGAACTTAACGTAACAGACCGTTCCGCATTCAAAAAACAAATAACCAAAACCCTACCCACGACCAACTACCAACTATTGACTCTTTCAGCAAAAACAGGCGAAGGCGTTGAAGAACTACAAACGACTCTATTTGATTTTGTAAATACCGGGGCACTTCGAAATAATGAAACCATTGTCACCAATACGCGTCATTACGACTCATTATTAAAAGCATTGGAAGAAATTCATAAAGTACAACAAGGTATTGATAGTAATTTAAGCAGTGATTTAATGGCAATAGACATTCGTCAGGCGTTGTATTACTTTGGTGAAATTACCGGTGAAATAAGCAATGATGAGCTTTTGGGAAACATTTTCGCTAACTTTTGCATCGGGAAGTAA
- a CDS encoding DUF4870 domain-containing protein, translating to MEVINPTPQQAEYTTAKRTDNQLLVITHVSQLLTYVTGFGGLIVPLILWLTQRDKVVGMDEHGKAIVNFQLTLILLTIISIPAILLLGLGILMLIFIGIVAFVLPIVNAVRASNNESPSLFMTIRFIS from the coding sequence ATGGAAGTAATCAATCCCACACCACAACAAGCCGAGTACACCACGGCAAAACGAACCGACAATCAATTATTGGTCATTACACACGTTTCACAACTGCTAACCTATGTCACAGGATTTGGCGGACTAATAGTACCGTTAATTCTTTGGCTTACTCAAAGGGACAAAGTAGTAGGAATGGACGAGCATGGAAAAGCCATCGTTAATTTTCAACTGACTTTAATTCTATTGACTATCATAAGCATTCCGGCCATATTGTTATTAGGCTTAGGTATTTTAATGCTCATTTTTATAGGTATTGTTGCGTTTGTACTGCCTATTGTAAACGCGGTACGCGCCAGTAATAATGAATCGCCAAGCCTTTTTATGACCATTCGGTTTATTTCGTAA
- a CDS encoding TonB-dependent receptor family protein encodes MQKKHIMTVIFIAVFFNSTAQITGIVITENTIPIEGVSARVSDSLMVSTNSNGAFSFSSEIELPVTVMLQHPDFYSEMITVSETGKTYILKRIKETEQLEPVILASKFQKESGVLVPTSDISSETIEAYSPVDLVSAINETPGVYIQQGAINTNRITIRGVGSRTLYGTNKIRAYFNGIPITNGVGETAIDTYDANNIQNIEIIKGPKATQYGTNLGGTLLLNSKELLKNGANVSNTVTVGSYGLFKKTWSAAIKEDKLSINFNYDHLQQDGYRDNSRYNRNSYFLNTDYQFNDKYSISFLVNHLNNNAQIPSSLALTDFTEDPTQAAFTWDASKGYEDNRQTVTGLSFSSTFSETFSNNTSIYYTYSDHYEPRPFNILDEITNGYGARTVFAKSFTFNARQASVSFGGEWYQDEYRWKTIENLYEENNSQGSLEGGLLSKNKEIRKQLNVFTTTILPLTATLEAEIGVNVNKTTYDYTDAFNTGSENTSANRNFDLIVAPNLNILYTASSNTSFYGNISKGFNYPSLEETLTPEGIINPDIGPETGWNYEVGADLYFFNRNLHLQSAAYLLSISNLLVAERVGNDQFIGRNAGKTHHRGLEFQANYSFNIASGFEINPFINAEFNFHKFLDFVDEADDFSGNDLTGVPDKKITAGIRVYHNSGIDISSNFRHIGSQPITDSNSLYSNSYNLLNIQAEYKKAIADAFYIRLSAGINNVTNSMYASSILINASGFGGSEPRYYYPGLPRNYYSSLQIQYTF; translated from the coding sequence ATGCAGAAAAAACACATTATGACGGTTATTTTTATAGCCGTCTTTTTTAATAGTACGGCCCAAATTACTGGTATTGTTATAACTGAAAATACCATACCAATTGAAGGTGTTTCGGCAAGGGTTAGCGACTCTTTAATGGTTAGCACAAATTCAAATGGAGCATTTTCTTTTTCTTCAGAAATTGAGCTTCCTGTTACAGTTATGCTTCAGCATCCTGATTTTTATTCCGAAATGATCACTGTTTCAGAAACAGGTAAAACCTATATTCTGAAAAGAATAAAGGAAACCGAACAATTGGAACCCGTTATTTTGGCTTCCAAGTTTCAAAAAGAAAGTGGTGTACTTGTGCCTACTTCAGATATTTCTTCAGAAACTATTGAAGCTTATAGCCCGGTAGATTTGGTTTCAGCAATTAATGAAACACCTGGGGTCTATATTCAGCAAGGAGCCATTAATACCAATCGAATCACCATCCGGGGTGTAGGTTCTAGAACATTGTATGGTACTAATAAAATACGAGCTTACTTTAATGGAATTCCTATTACCAACGGTGTAGGCGAAACGGCTATCGATACTTACGATGCTAACAACATACAGAATATTGAAATTATTAAAGGTCCGAAGGCTACGCAATACGGAACCAACCTTGGCGGAACTTTATTGCTTAACTCTAAAGAACTTCTGAAAAACGGAGCTAACGTTTCAAATACAGTAACAGTAGGCTCTTATGGATTATTTAAGAAGACATGGAGCGCTGCTATTAAAGAAGACAAGCTCTCCATTAATTTTAATTACGATCACCTACAACAGGACGGATATCGGGATAACAGTCGGTACAACCGGAATAGCTATTTTTTGAACACAGACTATCAATTTAATGATAAATACAGTATTTCTTTTTTAGTTAATCACCTTAACAACAACGCTCAAATACCAAGCTCGTTAGCATTGACAGATTTTACTGAAGATCCTACGCAAGCTGCATTTACTTGGGATGCTTCTAAGGGCTATGAAGACAACCGCCAAACGGTAACTGGTCTTAGTTTTTCCAGTACATTTTCGGAAACTTTCAGCAATAACACAAGCATCTATTATACGTATTCAGATCACTATGAGCCACGCCCCTTTAATATTTTAGATGAAATAACAAATGGCTATGGTGCCAGAACAGTATTTGCCAAATCGTTCACTTTTAACGCACGACAAGCCTCCGTAAGTTTTGGAGGTGAATGGTATCAAGATGAATACCGATGGAAAACAATTGAAAATTTATATGAAGAAAATAACAGCCAAGGTAGCTTAGAAGGTGGTTTACTTAGTAAAAACAAAGAAATCAGAAAGCAATTAAACGTTTTTACTACTACCATTTTACCTCTTACCGCTACTCTTGAAGCAGAAATTGGCGTAAATGTAAATAAAACTACCTATGATTATACCGATGCTTTTAATACAGGAAGCGAAAATACATCTGCCAATAGAAATTTTGATCTTATTGTAGCACCAAACCTAAATATATTATATACGGCATCGTCAAATACTTCTTTCTACGGAAATATTAGTAAAGGGTTTAATTATCCTAGTCTAGAAGAAACCTTAACACCCGAGGGAATTATAAATCCAGACATTGGTCCCGAAACCGGCTGGAATTATGAAGTAGGAGCCGATTTATATTTCTTCAACCGAAATTTACACTTACAATCTGCCGCTTATTTATTGTCTATATCCAATCTTTTGGTGGCTGAACGGGTGGGCAATGATCAATTTATAGGTAGAAACGCTGGTAAGACACATCATCGCGGTTTGGAGTTTCAGGCAAATTATAGCTTTAATATAGCTTCAGGTTTTGAAATTAATCCTTTTATAAATGCAGAATTTAATTTTCACAAGTTTCTTGATTTTGTAGATGAAGCAGATGATTTTTCAGGAAATGACCTCACGGGTGTGCCTGATAAAAAGATAACCGCAGGAATACGAGTTTATCACAACTCAGGGATAGATATTTCCTCAAACTTTAGACACATTGGGAGTCAGCCAATAACCGATAGCAACTCGCTGTATAGTAATTCATACAACCTATTAAATATACAAGCCGAATATAAAAAGGCGATAGCAGATGCTTTTTATATCCGGCTTTCAGCAGGCATTAATAATGTAACTAATTCAATGTATGCCTCCTCAATTTTAATTAATGCCTCTGGTTTTGGTGGAAGTGAACCTCGGTACTACTACCCTGGTTTACCTCGTAATTATTATAGTAGTTTACAAATTCAATATACTTTTTAA
- a CDS encoding PQQ-dependent sugar dehydrogenase, which yields MKKLTLITLAISLAFLSCKQQFAEKKAESDSDLAAQEYTADTVQTAIGDIVLPAPYATKSTAKLYNMVDWPENTMPKAPEGFTVTKFADGFDNPRWTYIAPNNDIFVVESNTKSSANKITLLRDTNKDGEFEVRETFLEDLNQPFGMLVIGNAFYVANTDGLYKYPYKEGQTSLKDVEGAKIVSLPAGGYNNHWTRNIITNDEKDKIYISVGSASNVGEHGMKEEIRRANILEVNLDGSGEIIYASGLRNPVGMDWNPITGDLWTAVNERDKLGDNLVPDYITSVQKGGFYGWPYSYFGQIEDPRMEGKADSLVAKAIVPDVSVGPHTASLGFTFYTGDQFPEKYKNGAFIGQHGSWNRSKFSGYKVTFVPFKNGKPAGKQQDFLGGFIANEEEGNVYGRPVGVTVTPDGALLVNDDTGNTIWKVSYDQ from the coding sequence ATGAAAAAACTTACTCTAATTACCCTTGCTATTAGTCTCGCTTTTCTTTCTTGTAAGCAACAATTTGCTGAAAAGAAAGCAGAATCTGATTCTGATTTAGCCGCTCAAGAATATACAGCCGATACGGTACAAACTGCTATTGGCGATATTGTTTTACCAGCTCCGTATGCTACTAAGTCTACAGCGAAGTTATACAATATGGTGGATTGGCCGGAAAATACAATGCCAAAAGCTCCTGAAGGTTTTACTGTAACAAAATTTGCAGATGGCTTTGACAACCCACGTTGGACATATATTGCGCCTAACAATGATATTTTCGTGGTAGAATCAAATACCAAAAGCAGTGCCAACAAAATAACATTGCTTCGTGATACAAATAAAGACGGTGAATTTGAAGTGCGAGAAACATTTTTAGAAGACTTAAATCAACCGTTTGGTATGCTTGTAATAGGGAATGCATTTTATGTAGCTAATACCGACGGGCTCTACAAATATCCGTATAAAGAAGGTCAAACTTCCTTAAAAGATGTAGAAGGGGCTAAAATTGTTTCACTTCCCGCTGGAGGTTATAACAATCACTGGACACGGAACATTATTACGAATGATGAAAAAGATAAAATTTATATTTCGGTGGGATCAGCTAGTAATGTTGGCGAACACGGAATGAAAGAAGAAATTAGACGTGCTAACATTCTCGAAGTGAATCTAGATGGTAGTGGCGAAATTATATACGCAAGTGGCTTACGAAACCCTGTTGGGATGGACTGGAATCCTATTACTGGTGATCTATGGACAGCTGTTAACGAACGTGATAAGTTAGGTGATAATCTAGTTCCCGATTATATAACTAGTGTACAAAAAGGTGGTTTTTATGGTTGGCCTTATTCCTATTTTGGTCAAATTGAAGATCCTAGAATGGAAGGAAAAGCAGATTCGTTAGTTGCAAAAGCAATTGTACCTGATGTTTCAGTAGGACCACATACCGCTTCTCTAGGTTTCACTTTTTATACGGGTGACCAATTTCCAGAAAAGTACAAAAATGGTGCTTTTATTGGCCAACACGGTTCTTGGAATCGTTCAAAATTTTCAGGGTACAAAGTAACGTTTGTTCCTTTTAAAAATGGAAAACCAGCTGGTAAACAACAAGATTTTCTCGGTGGTTTTATCGCCAATGAAGAAGAAGGAAACGTCTATGGACGTCCAGTTGGTGTTACGGTAACTCCAGACGGAGCTTTATTGGTAAATGACGATACCGGAAACACCATTTGGAAAGTAAGCTACGACCAATAA
- the dnaN gene encoding DNA polymerase III subunit beta, with translation MKFIVSSSYLLKQLQVLGGIINNNNTLPILDNFLFNLDGSSLIVSASDLETTVSSKLEVESSEQGMVCIPARLLLDTLKTFPEQPLTFTVEENNTVEISSNHGKYALAYADGEEFPNAVELNDPSSTILQGDVLATAINKTFFATGNDDLRPVMSGVFFQFSSEGLTFVATDAHKLVKYTREDLKATENAEFIMPKKPLNLLKSILAGSEEEVTIEYNESNAKFTFENTEMVCRLIDGKYPNYEAVIPKENPNKLSIDRNQFLNSVRRVSIFSNKTTHQIRLKIAGSELNISAEDVDYSNKAEERLTCDYQGDDMQIGFNSRFLTEMLNNLTSDVVSLEMSLPNRAGILTPVDGLDEGEQVTMLVMPVMLNN, from the coding sequence ATGAAATTCATCGTATCGAGTTCGTATTTACTGAAACAACTACAAGTACTTGGAGGCATTATTAACAACAATAATACGCTTCCTATTTTAGATAATTTTTTGTTTAACCTAGATGGGAGTTCGCTTATCGTTTCAGCATCCGACCTAGAAACCACAGTTTCTTCAAAACTGGAAGTAGAAAGCAGTGAACAAGGAATGGTTTGCATCCCTGCACGTTTGTTGTTAGATACTTTAAAAACCTTTCCAGAGCAACCGTTAACCTTTACAGTTGAAGAAAATAACACGGTAGAAATAAGCAGTAACCACGGTAAATATGCCTTAGCGTATGCTGATGGTGAAGAATTTCCTAATGCAGTGGAATTAAACGACCCATCTTCTACAATTTTACAAGGAGACGTGTTGGCTACTGCTATTAATAAAACATTTTTTGCAACTGGTAACGATGACCTTCGTCCTGTAATGAGCGGAGTATTTTTTCAATTTTCTTCGGAAGGATTAACCTTTGTAGCAACCGATGCTCACAAATTAGTAAAATATACTCGTGAGGACTTAAAAGCCACAGAAAACGCTGAATTCATTATGCCTAAAAAACCACTAAATTTACTAAAAAGCATCTTGGCTGGCAGTGAAGAAGAAGTGACTATTGAATATAATGAAAGCAATGCGAAGTTTACTTTTGAAAACACCGAAATGGTGTGTCGCCTAATTGATGGAAAATACCCTAATTACGAAGCGGTAATCCCGAAGGAAAATCCGAACAAACTCAGTATTGATCGCAATCAGTTTTTAAACTCGGTACGTCGTGTGTCCATCTTTTCAAACAAGACTACACATCAAATCCGTTTAAAAATAGCAGGATCTGAGCTTAATATTTCTGCTGAAGATGTTGACTACAGTAACAAAGCAGAAGAGCGTTTAACCTGTGATTACCAAGGCGACGATATGCAAATAGGTTTTAACTCTCGTTTCCTTACCGAAATGTTGAATAACCTAACGAGCGATGTTGTTTCTCTAGAGATGTCTTTACCGAACCGCGCCGGAATTTTAACGCCTGTTGACGGACTTGATGAAGGTGAGCAAGTAACCATGCTTGTTATGCCGGTTATGTTGAATAACTAA